Proteins encoded in a region of the Populus alba chromosome 13, ASM523922v2, whole genome shotgun sequence genome:
- the LOC118035463 gene encoding protein NRT1/ PTR FAMILY 5.10, whose protein sequence is MPRSDTQTPLLHEAVEGCADYNGRPVYRSISGGWRSAFFIIGVEVAERSAYYGISSNLITYLAGTLGQSTATAAENVNVWSGTTMLLPLLGAFIADSFLGRYRTIVVASCIYILGLSLLTLSAVLPSSRDSGCQTADAISLCSPDPRQVIVFFVSLYIVAIGQGGHKPCVQAFGADQFDGKHPEESKAKSSFFNWWYFSMNSGMVVALLILNYIQDNLNWGLGFGIPCIIMVGALVVFLLGTKTYRYGIKTAERSAFLRIGQVFVEAVRNWRTNSSAIDCREEALGIVPHQCSEQFKFLNKALLTPNGSKEDGKVCSIGEVEEAKAVLRLVPIWTTCLIYGIVFAQSSTFFTKQGATMDRSISPGLDLPAASLQSLIYLSIVFLIPFYDRVLVPTARALTRKPSGISMLQRIGTGILLSALSMVLSAVVEMKRLRTAREYGLVDLPNTTIPMSVCWLVPQYILYGAADVFAMVGLQEFFYDQVPSELRSVGLSLYLSIFGVGSFLSSFLISGIEKATGRDGHDSWFANNLNRAHLDYFYWLLAGLSVVQLAAFLYFSKSYIYNREGTR, encoded by the exons ATGCCCCGTTCTGACACACAAACTCCCCTCTTACACGAAGCTGTTGAGGGCTGCGCTGACTACAATGGCCGCCCTGTTTACAGGTCCATCTCTGGTGGATGGCGATCGGCTTTTTTCATAATAG GTGTGGAAGTTGCAGAGAGGTCAGCGTATTATGGGATATCTTCCAACTTAATAACTTATTTGGCGGGAACGCTTGGCCAGTCAACTGCTACTGCTGCAGAGAATGTAAATGTCTGGTCGGGAACGACGATGTTACTTCCTCTGTTGGGTGCATTTATTGCTGATTCTTTCCTTGGTAGATACAGGACCATCGTTGTTGCTTCCTGTATTTACATTTTG GGGCTGAGCTTGTTGACTCTGTCAGCAGTGCTTCCTTCTTCTAGAGATTCTGGCTGCCAAACTGCTGATGCTATCAGCTTGTGCTCTCCTGATCCCCGACAAGTAATTGTGTTCTTCGTTTCTCTCTATATCGTAgcaattggtcaaggaggtcaCAAGCCCTGTGTTCAGGCTTTTGGAGCTGATCAGTTTGATGGGAAACATCCCGAGGAAAGCAAAGCCAAAAGCTCATTCTTCAATTGGTGGTATTTTTCTATGAATTCAGGGATGGTGGTAGCGCTGTTGATCTTGAACTACATCCAAGACAACCTTAATTGGGGACTTGGATTTGGAATCCCGTGTATTATAATGGTTGGTGCACTTGTTGTCTTCTTGCTTGGAACTAAGACATATAGGTATGGTATCAAAACGGCAGAGAGAAGTGCATTTCTGAGAATTGGCCAGGTATTTGTTGAAGCTGTAAGGAATTGGCGAACTAATTCTTCTGCCATAGATTGCAGGGAAGAAGCTCTTGGCATCGTACCTCACCAATGTTCTGAGCAATTCAA GTTTCTCAACAAAGCCCTGCTTACCCCAAATGGCTCAAAGGAAGACGGGAAAGTCTGTAGCATTGGTGAAGTTGAAGAAGCTAAGGCAGTACTCAGGCTTGTTCCCATATGGACTACATGCTTGATATATGGTATAGTTTTTGCACAGTCCTCGACTTTCTTTACTAAGCAAGGAGCAACTATGGACAGATCGATTTCACCAGGTCTTGATCTCCCTGCGGCATCACTTCAATCCCTCATCTACCTCtccattgtttttcttattccATTCTATGACCGTGTCCTTGTTCCTACGGCAAGAGCTCTAACCAGGAAACCTTCAGGCATTTCGATGCTTCAGAGAATTGGAACTGGGATACTTTTATCTGCTCTGTCTATGGTGCTTTCTGCTGTTGTTGAGATGAAGAGACTGAGAACTGCTCGTGAATATGGACTAGTTGATCTGCCAAATACAACAATTCCAATGAGCGTTTGCTGGTTAGTTCCACAATATATCTTGTATGGAGCTGCTGATGTTTTCGCCATGGTTGGTCTCCAAGAATTTTTCTACGACCAGGTCCCAAGTGAATTGAGGAGTGTTGGTCTTTCACTCTACCTTAGTATCTTTGGTGTAGGAAGCTTTCTAAGCAGTTTTCTTATCTCTGGCATTGAAAAAGCAACTGGTAGGGATGGCCATGATAGCTGGTTTGCAAATAACCTCAATCGAGCTCATCTTGATTACTTTTATTGGCTACTGGCTGGGCTAAGTGTTGTCCAGTTAGCTGCTTTCCTGTACTTTTCAAAATCTTACATATATAACAGGGAAGGCACTAGATAA